The genome window GATAGATGTGCtactaaaaatatatttagtaACACACTGAATACCGAATATGAAAAACTTGAGGAGATCAAAGATAAGACATCACCAAATATAGACATGTTAAGAGAAAAGGAGGACAATGATGGGttgtataataataacaataactATAACAAAAGTGATGGGCATAAGGcatatattgaaaatataaaattgaaacAATCTAAATATTTTGGAGATAAAACTAtagggaaaaaatatagttatatttatttaataaatcaaatattTGGATCTGGAATTGTATCTattccatatatatttaaacatTCTGGTTGGCTACCATGtctatttataaatattataatatgtcttttaacaatttttaatacattgttatttttacgATCTATGACAATGATACCAAATAATAtccattttaataaaagatatGAATACATTTCAACTATGTGCTATTTTTTAggaaaaaacaatatattttttatgtttatgcAGATATGCTATTATGGTAGTATATTAGTGAGCAATATAATTTCGATAGTTATAGTATCCCATGCAATAGATTATATtttagtaaatatatttggcTATACTATTGGGGTGATTATATATCCAAACTTTCAGTTTAGCACAATCacagatataaataaattgtatTATAGCAATAATTATGTATTGTGTATAACTATAGGATATGTAATAAATGCTATcatatcaatatatttttctcaaTCAAGTTTAGAAGATAATATGAAAGTACAAGTATTAtcctttatatttttaatgattacaatttttcaaatcatttttctaagtattataaaaatatataaatataacaatgCCCACACAATATTGCCAAATGATAGTACGGGGAAATATTCAGATATTAAATATCCAACCATATTTGGtgattttaattttaaacaaCTTTTATCTTCCTATATATCATCTTATTCTGCTATAACAGTAATACCGTGTTGGGCAAATGAAATGAAGTCTGatgtaaaaattatgaaaactGTATGGATTTCAAActttttttgttgttttgtttattatatatttggaTACGTATTATATACCGCTTACCCtcatattaataatgaaaatatattgtatggcatattaaaaaatccATCTATAAATACTTCAATGAAAAtttctatttatttatttgatttattaaCTATTGCACCTGgaatttatgtatattgtATTGCAACAAGGTATAATTTAGttaatagtaatatatGCTCAGAAAAGGTTGCCTTCCTTTTTGGTACTGTTTTTCCATTCCTTATATCATGGTGGTTTACTTCTCGGGCTATGTTTGAAAGCATTTTTACATGGTCAagtttaattttttcatatgcATGTAATTACATTACACcatcaattatatatttgatagcttgtaaaaatattccgtattctcaaaaaaatccgcttcattatattcatGTTTTATACGACccaaatgaatataaacaaaaaaaattcgcGTTATACAACATGTTTTCTGTAAAAAACCATTCCAAGGAAAGAGAAGGCACAAGCTCAAATACAAATCCCAGGATTCTCAATGAAAGAAATTATAACCAAAAATGTGATGCAGATACATTCAAAATAGAAACAGGTGATTGTATTAATagtcaaaataaaatttttaataatattactaaaaatttctataataaaacatatcaATACCCGCgctttgaaaaaaatgaaagtaAATTCGATACCAAggaaatttataaattaaaggaatataaaacaaaagaaaTTGAAAACAAAACTATCATCAACGATGATTCTAataatgttaataataataaaaaaggcaaatataaaatacattttaaaaGTCTTAGCCAAATTAACAATCTGGAAGAGCATGATAAGCACAATTATTATGACGAAACAAAATCAACTAGGGGAAAAAACATAACTTATTTGATAGGAATAGACCAAGAATCTCAACAACAATTGAACaagtataataatagtaataataataagatTAGCGACTTAAATGACAATTCCAGATTCTTAGAGAATAATGTAGAAACCACATGCGATGATTTTCAAAATGGATACAGGGAATTAAAAGACATATGTGAGGAAAATGGAAATGAAGGTATGAGATTTAAATCTCCtgaaataataagaaattcatataatgataataataataataattattatagaaaaaaaagtgacaaggatttaaaaaaaaaaaataaagtaaatatatcacatgaatattgtaaaaaaaacgaaaataaattaagtAAATTCGAGTTacgaaaatataattctttattcaatattaagagtaataatattaataaaaataattctaaaAAAACGAATCAACACCAAATGCATAATGGCCGAAAATCACGAAAACACAAAACTGTTATAGGATTTGAAAAAAAgcatattaaaatttccattaaaaataataatattaataataattattatggCTATTCCAACATTAGTGAAAATGATatgttaaataataaaaatatagccgatttatcaaaagatatatataatgatgtaaaaataataaaaaaaaattatgaaagaaataaatatttaattagaTATTCTGATATATTTGattcttttttaaatctaAAATTCATACTTGAAAATGGCACTCAGAGAAATTCTGTTGATAGTGATTTCAATTTAGATGTAGCAGACAAAAATAGAAGCTCTAAAGATTATGACACGAATAAGCTTATTAATAGCTATAATACAAACAATAGCTCCTATTCAAACAATTGTAAACCTTTTCTTACTAATGAGAAACTTCCTAACAcatttgataaatatatacagaGGAATGACCGTAGTGCAAACGAATATGAGTATAAAGTGAATGACAAAAATTTAGAAacagaaataaaaatagggataaaaaatgtgctatgtaaaaatcaaataaacgATATAACCTATAGTATAGATGCAAGTAAGGATGAAAATAGAGAACTATccaaaaaaaggaaaagtgaagaaataaaaaaattaaacatTTCTACACACACagatacatataaaaatatattgataaaTAATCCATTATCTGATAAACAGaagataaagaaaattttaGAAGACATAGAGAAACAAAAATCAAatgatgaatataaaagaaaaataaaaaatattaaaaaagaattttgtatgtttattaatgaaatcaataataaaaaaaaattaacatgGGCTTTTGATGGaaacaaaacaaatacaaatttaataataaataaaaaaaatataaatgtttccaatgcatataattatttatattcagacgataatacaaattatttttataaaaaatcagAAAGCGAAACATACTCATATaacataaatttatataaaaataaagaatccTTAGATACtgttataaataaacaaaaaagtgcctcatatttaaataataattcttaTCACAATATTCTATTGAGGTACCAAACAAATGATAGTAATTCTAACACATTAATGAAAACACAAAGTTCaaattattacaaaaaatttcaATCGTTATCATTGAACAGtgggaaaaatatattaaccAATTTCCAGCCACAAAGGGACGAAGAAAATAAGAATGAACCCACTAATATCTACATAACTAACCAAATAAATGACCCTATAAATGAAAGTGTAGATGATTCTACAAATATATGCCCTCAGATGCTTATGCCAGAAAATTTTAACAAAGACAAAAAATGTCAAATTAaagataatattttaacagATCAAGAGGAATCTAAAGAATCAACAAATGATTTACagttaaataaaaataaagatataattatgtattttttaaattcatataataaaaaaaataaaatatataaagatataaatacattatatGTTCCTGATAATGTATATCATGTTATTCCCAAAATTAACAGAAGTACTGagcaaaatatttttgacgattcaataaataatatttttaactattataaatataattttcttttatcaTTTGTCGAAAACaatgattataataatattagcAAAAGTGGTAGTATTAAATATCCAAATATCCCGAATAAATACTTTTCtcaaaatgatataaatatagaaaatgcCGCACTAAAGGagatttatattaataatactGAAAAAGAGGATTCCTTATATTCTATTtctcaaaataataaaaatatttatttaaataaatttcctaataatgaaaaaagagaaccactattaaattattataaaaaagaaaagaaatataGTGATTTGccaaaaattaatttaatttgcTCTGAAAAACCTATATTTGGGTATGAAGATGCATATCAAATAGATGATTATGTAAATGGgaaaattaatgaaaatattattcatgTCTATCCTATTAGATATTTAAGAATTAAACATGTTAAAACAACTGAAGTTTTATTGCTTAttgcaatatttttattagctATCTCTATCCTTTACAATTTTATCGCttaatttagaaaataaataaaatgcaGAACCAAAATTCAATAAAATAGGAGAGAactaaataattatatgtatatgtgtacatatatattgttatcTCGAACCCTTATTTGTTTTActctattttttcattttttaagtacaaatttgtaatttttttaaataaaaaacacaCATTCACGTGTGTAATGTATTAAAATGTGCATGCTTTATGCTCTTACGAACATATATCTCGatttcatctttttttacatttaaaaaaacaacattaataattatataatgcaATTTATACTTGTAGTTTTCTCTTATTCGCCCCTGagattatttaatttgCCATTTtagcatattttattatttttcattttctagAACCCTCCAAAATACAAGTTTAGACATTACCGCAATTGGTatagttataaaaattgggaaaacaaatgcatatatattcatatttatggCGCAAAATTAACATAAAAACagttaataataaaaaaaataattgtacAACTCCATATCATGCATTCGAAgtaattttatcatttcaAAATATGTCTCTTTAGATACTGCTTGATTACCTACTAAgtttattacattttgtttttgtttagtctcgttttttaaatattttaagtATGAGGGGAAAAAAAGAGCAATAAATTTTGGAGTAATAAATGTTTCAGCGAAAGAAATAACTCCCATCATATGTTCATACCtctttttatcttttatagAATTGAggttaaaattataaagcATTTCACaatattcattaaaataaaatccatatggtttatttatttcattttggtcaatttttatatcatcattattGTTTATACTGTTGTGCTCATTGgtttcaaaatttttcttttcttcataattttcgagtactatattttcttcactTATTCTATTAGTCATCattatattgttatattcatttttataagtaCTGTtccaatattttataatgagTAATATATAAGATGGTAAAACGCTAGAAAATAACTCATAATTTCCTcgtaaaaaaaatccatACTTTTCagtaatattttcatcggtatttatattttgattaattaattttctaataactatcataatatatctatcatataatttttttctagcTATACtaaaatgatgataatatttattcatataatttgtctttaacgaaaaaaatgttttaactaaaaatgaattttgtTTTACAGTATTATCTAAGTTTGTTTTGCGCAAAGATTTGATTGATGCAGTAACTGATGAGTTGTTAGCTTTTTCTGCAATGTCTAACATTTCTATtccattatataaatattcattttgcattaaattattatgagTTCTGTTACAAATAATGTAATATCTATATGTTAAACTAAAATGCTCATTAATGAATTTTGTAGTATCATGATTTTTATTGTCGCAAGTTTTTCtcattaaattatttgaacaATCTATACCTCGAAAAGAATAATCAATTGTACTTAAATTCGAAAACAATTTAGctatatcatataaattatgataaaaaaatataaagtttTCTTTCAATATAGATAAAACTTGAAATTTTTCATGTATATTCATCATATCTGCTTTTTCGTCTAATTCTTTATAAATactccatttttttttttttttttcatttttaataacacTCGGTTTTACATTATTACATGCACTTATATCAACATTATCATTTAGAACAATGggcttattatttatattggAACTTAAATGAGCTTCTAAATCCATATTGTTGTTACTATTATTTGATATcctattttttgaattaattTGTCCacataaaacatttttagcaaaagtaaaaatatcattttgGCATAATACTGAAACATCCATTATTTGTTCAAATGACATCTTATTTAAGTCTGGTATTCGATTTATAAAATCTAAAGAATTAAAACAAGATCGAATATCTCCATTACAATTATAAgatatactttttataacttcttttatatttttatttaaatttatcattCTACAATAATATCGCTCAGATAATGCCTTTTCAAGATTTAATggatgtattttttttaattttataaaattaacaaatggagaataatttatatcaaCTCCTAATAATGTATTAATtgcttttattttctcaaaagaatttataaaaataattattggGTGTATACAATAGCACTCAcgatttttttgattttttctgtctacattaatatatttagaatattcttttttacACAAAATAACAcgattaaaaataaattgaatAGAATTAACACAACTCTTTCTGAAATCTTCAGAATATTCTAATTCAGATAACGGCAATTCatcaataataatagcacgagtattaatataatgattatcataatagtttttttttttatcatattcttttttgctttttaaatttatatttataaaatgcCTATACAGGTTACTGTTCAGAATTATGCTATTTAATGTCTTTTTAAAATCTTTAGGTACAAGCCAATTCATTACATTATCATTTGTTTCTAAGCattcaaaaatatcaatcaaaagttttttttttataacatattctttttttaataagaGTATTGTGCTTTCtattaattcattatatttatttaatccggatattatttttttatttattttatatatttcttttgaataatttattattttttctcgAACCTTTTCCGATATAAAATGAAAGCCACCGTTTGATGCCTCTACGTTTTTCGAATGTATATCagttttatcatatattcTTGAAATGCTTTGGggatgaaaaaatattttttcgttccgtttattaaaagatataaaatcATTATAATTAGATAAAGGGGAGCTATTTAGACATGTCAGAATTTGTTTCCTTGtgttattttcatttgttaaatatttaatccCTTCACCTCTTTTCAACCATTCATACAATTCcaaattttctttatccATTCTTTTAATGGAACTATTTGCTTTTATAAAAGAATTTACAGATTCTTCCTTCAAATATTTGACaatcaaataattaataataattatatctGTTATATAGTTAGTTATAAATTCATTACAGTTTATTAGTTCATttatagaaatatttaaattcatattatttattaaattattatttatgttatttataaaaattaactcaagcatattattatcagaataatttatattctcAATTATTTCGtctacatatttatttatatcacaTTTATCTTGAAAATTAAGATGTGTCGCAGGAAACTCCATTAGG of Plasmodium berghei ANKA genome assembly, chromosome: 6 contains these proteins:
- a CDS encoding amino acid transporter, putative, which codes for MVIKQDRCATKNIFSNTLNTEYEKLEEIKDKTSPNIDMLREKEDNDGLYNNNNNYNKSDGHKAYIENIKLKQSKYFGDKTIGKKYSYIYLINQIFGSGIVSIPYIFKHSGWLPCLFINIIICLLTIFNTLLFLRSMTMIPNNIHFNKRYEYISTMCYFLGKNNIFFMFMQICYYGSILVSNIISIVIVSHAIDYILVNIFGYTIGVIIYPNFQFSTITDINKLYYSNNYVLCITIGYVINAIISIYFSQSSLEDNMKVQVLSFIFLMITIFQIIFLSIIKIYKYNNAHTILPNDSTGKYSDIKYPTIFGDFNFKQLLSSYISSYSAITVIPCWANEMKSDVKIMKTVWISNFFCCFVYYIFGYVLYTAYPHINNENILYGILKNPSINTSMKISIYLFDLLTIAPGIYVYCIATRYNLVNSNICSEKVAFLFGTVFPFLISWWFTSRAMFESIFTWSSLIFSYACNYITPSIIYLIACKNIPYSQKNPLHYIHVLYDPNEYKQKKFALYNMFSVKNHSKEREGTSSNTNPRILNERNYNQKCDADTFKIETGDCINSQNKIFNNITKNFYNKTYQYPRFEKNESKFDTKEIYKLKEYKTKEIENKTIINDDSNNVNNNKKGKYKIHFKSLSQINNLEEHDKHNYYDETKSTRGKNITYLIGIDQESQQQLNKYNNSNNNKISDLNDNSRFLENNVETTCDDFQNGYRELKDICEENGNEGMRFKSPEIIRNSYNDNNNNNYYRKKSDKDLKKKNKVNISHEYCKKNENKLSKFELRKYNSLFNIKSNNINKNNSKKTNQHQMHNGRKSRKHKTVIGFEKKHIKISIKNNNINNNYYGYSNISENDMLNNKNIADLSKDIYNDVKIIKKNYERNKYLIRYSDIFDSFLNLKFILENGTQRNSVDSDFNLDVADKNRSSKDYDTNKLINSYNTNNSSYSNNCKPFLTNEKLPNTFDKYIQRNDRSANEYEYKVNDKNLETEIKIGIKNVLCKNQINDITYSIDASKDENRELSKKRKSEEIKKLNISTHTDTYKNILINNPLSDKQKIKKILEDIEKQKSNDEYKRKIKNIKKEFCMFINEINNKKKLTWAFDGNKTNTNLIINKKNINVSNAYNYLYSDDNTNYFYKKSESETYSYNINLYKNKESLDTVINKQKSASYLNNNSYHNILLRYQTNDSNSNTLMKTQSSNYYKKFQSLSLNSGKNILTNFQPQRDEENKNEPTNIYITNQINDPINESVDDSTNICPQMLMPENFNKDKKCQIKDNILTDQEESKESTNDLQLNKNKDIIMYFLNSYNKKNKIYKDINTLYVPDNVYHVIPKINRSTEQNIFDDSINNIFNYYKYNFLLSFVENNDYNNISKSGSIKYPNIPNKYFSQNDINIENAALKEIYINNTEKEDSLYSISQNNKNIYLNKFPNNEKREPLLNYYKKEKKYSDLPKINLICSEKPIFGYEDAYQIDDYVNGKINENIIHVYPIRYLRIKHVKTTEVLLLIAIFLLAISILYNFIA